A stretch of the Lactuca sativa cultivar Salinas chromosome 9, Lsat_Salinas_v11, whole genome shotgun sequence genome encodes the following:
- the LOC111905669 gene encoding leucine-rich repeat extensin-like protein 5: MTTTNNHPPPITTARLHHPSPSPTSTTPTLHHLSPPPAMTTNHHPRPITTTCLHHPSPPPTSTTKTSPLITENHDHHLSPPTTFTTHYNHPQPPPHPITH; the protein is encoded by the coding sequence ATGACCACCACCAAcaaccacccaccacccatcaccaccgccCGCCTCCACCATCCATCACCATCACCAACTTCCACCACCCCCACCCTTcaccacctatcaccaccacccgccatgACCACCAATCACCATCCACGGCCCATCACCACTACCTGCCTCcatcacccatcaccaccacccacatCCACCACCAAGACATCACCATTGATCACCGAAAACCACgaccaccacctatcaccaccaACCACCTTCACCACCCATTACAATCACCCGCAACCACCACCTCACCCCATAACCCACTAA